CTTGCATACCATATGCTTAATGCCGGCGCTTCCGCTTCTGTCGCAGACTTTGCAGACTTCAAGACTCTGGTTATGTCCAGGTTCACTCCTGATAAGGTTGAAAAAGCAATCGGTGTTGCTCCTGGCGTTATGGCAGGACTTGCTAAGCAGCTTATGTCTGCTTCCGCACCGCTTGTAATTTCTGGTTCTGAATTCGGGCAGGGCGCAGGTGCTGTTGATATTATCGCAGCTTCCGCACTCAATATGCTTCTTGGTAGAGTTGGTGAGAAGGGCGGAATGAAGCTCCTCGCTGAACTTCCTTTAGCTGTTGATTCAGCCGTCAGCCGTGCAGAACTTTCCAGCAGAGATTTTGCTGGTTACCTAGCAGCAGTTGCTACTGATAAAGTTAAAGCTCCTGAAGTGATGATGGCTTACGAAGCGAATCCAGTATATGCAATGCCACAGGCCACAACAATGGCTGCAGCAATTGCTAAAGTACCTTTCCTCGTAAGTTTTAGCACATGGATGGATGAAACAGCTTCTACAGCTGACTTGATTATGCCTAACCCACATTCCTTTGAGCGTTTTGACGATGCGCAGACTCCTTATGGCGTCGGCACCGCAATGCTCAGCGCATGTGCTCCTGTTATAGAGCCTCTCTATAACGGTAAGTCCACCGTAGACGTCATTCTTGGCGTTGCAAGCGGACTTGGTATTGATCTCGGATACGAATCTGTTGAAGCAGTTTTGCAGGCTAAAGCCGAAAAAGCTGGTGCAGATTGGGATTCACTTGTGGAAGGAGCTGCTTATGTTTCTGATTCAACTGAATCAGGCTCACTTAAGTTTGCTGCATCCGTTCTCTCTAAGGCAGTAATAATGCCTAAGGGTGGCGAAATTGCACTGGCTCCTTATGCTAAGCTCAACGTCGGATCCTCTACAATGGCGATTCCGCCATTGAACTGTGTGACTGTCAGCAAGTTCGAGCTGCAAGGCAAAGACCTCTTCGTACAGATTAACGGTAAGACAGCTAAGAAGCTTAACGCTTCTGAAGGGTCTAAAGTTAAGCTCGCTGGAGCAGGCGGAGAGTGTGTTGCCAGAGTCCACATCAACGAAGGCGTAATGAACGATGTGATAGCCGCTCCTCTTGGATTCGGTCATACCGCATGGGACGAGTTCTCCCGTGGTAAAGGCGACAACATCTCCAAAATTCTCACTGTTGGCACTGAGCCCGGGACCGGCATGGCCGTCTGGACCAGTTCTTTCGTGAGCGTCGCCTAAATTAAAGTCAGGGGATTCACGTTATGCAACAAATTGAATTTGATACTAAATGGACCATGGTAGTAGACATAGACAAGTGTTCCGGTTGCGGATCTTGTATGGTGTCCTGCCAGGCAGAAAATAATATAGCACCCATGGAAGACGGTTCGAATAAACTTAAGACCCTCACCTGGATGCTTGTATACGAACTTAACAATGGAAAGGAATTCCCTGAAAGGGAATCAGCTTACCTTCCTAGACCTTGCATGCAGTGTGGAAATCCAGCTTGCGTTCCCGTTTGTCCCGTAGTGGCTACCACTAAGGACGAAGAAGGCGGAATCGTCAGTCAGATTTACCCTCGTTGTATCGGGTGTAGATATTGTATGGCTGCGTGTCCTTACCACGCTCGTTACTTTGGATGGTTTGATCCAATCTGGCCTGAAGGAATGGAAAAAGCACTTTCTCCTAAAACTTCCACGCGTCCTCGCGGTGTTGTTGAGAAATGTAACTTCTGTCACACAAGGCTTATGGATGCTCGTGCTCGCGCTCGTGCTGAAGGAATGGATCCGAACAAACTTCCTGACGGTTGGTATAAACCGGCTTGTCTGGAATCCTGTCCCACTGGCGCAATCAGTTTCGGTGACTCAAAAAATCCTGAACATAAGGTCCACGATCTTATTAAGGACAAAAATGCGTTCCGTATTCTTGAAAGTATCGGCATGGACCCTCAGGTCTATTACATTAGCCGTCGTGATTGGGTTCGTGAGCAGAGTGATAACCACTTGCCTAAAGACAAGCACTAGGAGGGAGTTCAGTTATGGATAGAAATCTCTTCCCCGAAGGCGTAACCCGTTGTGGATTGCCAAAGTTCTCCTTATGGATGGCTTTTGTATCAATATTCTTCTTATGGGGAGCATATGCTGCTGTTGTTATTTTTGTTAACGGCATCGGCGTAACAGGGCTTGATAACTACTTCGGTTTCGGACTGTGGATTACTTTTGACCTTGCGGTTATCGCACTTGGGGCCGGCGCATTCTTTACCGGGTTCCTCAAGTACATACTCAAGATCGATCAATTAAAAAACATTGTAAACCTTGCTGTCATCATAGGATTTCTTTGCTACTCCGGTGCAATGCTTATCCTCACAATGGATATTGGTCAGCCGATCCGCGCATGGTTCGGTTACTGGCATCCAAATGTGC
This is a stretch of genomic DNA from Maridesulfovibrio frigidus DSM 17176. It encodes these proteins:
- the qrcB gene encoding menaquinone reductase molybdopterin-binding-like subunit QrcB, with translation MGIDRRTFIQLVTGGVVGSLFTPVIWKSLDDAAIWSQNWSWIPRLKYGQITEQATISKFGPSPCSLMVKSVAGSPYVAKGNADNEMSKGGVDAISAGGAQLLYSPSRVKGPMKKVADGKYESISWDDAEKMLSKKLSAVKGQAGKLAIVSGDATGTSTEVLSAFAAGMGSNDCYLMPGDEQAAAVALENMGGSGQIGYDLENSDFVLLIGADAMNSWGSVVRNQRVYADNRPTGGDIESVYVYAGPFLNSTAAISDKWIPVAPGTGAIFSLGLAYHMLNAGASASVADFADFKTLVMSRFTPDKVEKAIGVAPGVMAGLAKQLMSASAPLVISGSEFGQGAGAVDIIAASALNMLLGRVGEKGGMKLLAELPLAVDSAVSRAELSSRDFAGYLAAVATDKVKAPEVMMAYEANPVYAMPQATTMAAAIAKVPFLVSFSTWMDETASTADLIMPNPHSFERFDDAQTPYGVGTAMLSACAPVIEPLYNGKSTVDVILGVASGLGIDLGYESVEAVLQAKAEKAGADWDSLVEGAAYVSDSTESGSLKFAASVLSKAVIMPKGGEIALAPYAKLNVGSSTMAIPPLNCVTVSKFELQGKDLFVQINGKTAKKLNASEGSKVKLAGAGGECVARVHINEGVMNDVIAAPLGFGHTAWDEFSRGKGDNISKILTVGTEPGTGMAVWTSSFVSVA
- the qrcC gene encoding menaquinone reductase iron-sulfur cluster-binding subunit QrcC, yielding MQQIEFDTKWTMVVDIDKCSGCGSCMVSCQAENNIAPMEDGSNKLKTLTWMLVYELNNGKEFPERESAYLPRPCMQCGNPACVPVCPVVATTKDEEGGIVSQIYPRCIGCRYCMAACPYHARYFGWFDPIWPEGMEKALSPKTSTRPRGVVEKCNFCHTRLMDARARARAEGMDPNKLPDGWYKPACLESCPTGAISFGDSKNPEHKVHDLIKDKNAFRILESIGMDPQVYYISRRDWVREQSDNHLPKDKH